A segment of the Salmo trutta chromosome 3, fSalTru1.1, whole genome shotgun sequence genome:
GAGGTTTTGGACGTGTGGGAAATGTTTAAAAACCGGTATCACTCCGCCCAGGGGAGCCAGCTTTGTCTCCAGCTCAAGGGCACTCTTGGTAAATCAGAAATGGAAATCGATTTAAAACAGATGGGATTTGACAGAACCGGTCGAACTCAGCAAGAGAAGGCCATCTTGGTGGTTTACACCAGGTCCAAGAAAAGGGAGAACCTGTTCAACGAAATGAAAGAGAAGATCAGGTCTCGCGGATCGGGGAGCAGGTCGGAGGAGGAGAGGGGCCTGCGGTTCAAAGCCAGGCGCCGACGGAGGACTGCATTGAACAATCGGCATGGGAAAAGACATGGCAAGAAGTCCAAATCTAGATGCAGCAAAAAGGCTCTGCACGTTAATTTCAAAGAGCTAGGGTGGGATGACTGGATCATTGCGCCATTGGATTACGAGGCGTACCACTGTGAGGGCGTGTGCGACTTTCCTTTGAGATCGCATTTAGAGCCAACAAACCATGCCATCATTCAAACTCTCATGAATTCAATGGACCCCAATAGCACACCTCCTAGCTGTTGTGTTCCCACCAAACTCAGTCCCATCAGCATTCTTTACATAGACTCGGGCAATAACGTTGTGTACAAACAGTATGAGGACATGGTGGTAGAGCAGTGTGGCTGCAGGTAGCGTCCTTTTCTTCTGCGTATTTAAACCCCGCAAAATCAAAGATAAGTCATTCGGTCCAGGTCAGGATATGAAAGCTGTGGCATATCTTAAGCATATAGACCCACGCGTTCTTGCCATATCATGGTGCGCCTAAACTTCACTCAAAAGGGATCCGCGAGAGACATTATTTGTAGTGTAGGCCTATGCAAGCATATTTATTTTGGTCAAATTTAAACTCAGTACCATCTCACATAGCCTTAGATGTCCAATTGTTGTGTTAAACTAATACATACTCCTAGCCTACATTTCCGTCCATGTTTTTCAAGAGCATAGTGTATTGTTTTGCGAGGCCCGGACATGGAGAGACAGGTCGTCATAAACCATTAGTCCGCAGTAGAGGAGTGGGTATCAACATGCTAGTGATATGCTATTATTTGTCATTTTCTGAGCAGACTTGGAATTGTTGGTCCTCCATCAGTGGATTCTGTCCGAAATGGGCACAGTGGAATGCACCTGTTCAAACTAGGCCGCAGTCACGGGATAGCCCTTGTGCATTGTTGCAGCTCCCTGCAACGGTCTTGCGAAGAGGACTCATTTGTAGCGGGTGTTTCCAGGCTCACTGCCAGTGTCCAGCTGAAACTATCGAGCTCTTCTGATGCGTTATCAATCGGCcctagcaccccccccccctctctccaatctctctctttcaaatctgtttctctctctctctctttctctctctctctctctctctctctctctctctctctctctctctctctctctctctaaaaggtGAATGTAATCTACCAAACACACAATGGGCTCTGAGGAAAAGAGATAGCGCAGGTATGCCTACAAGAGATTTCCCTGTGCGTTCGGTTTCATCAGAATGGAGTGCGCGCTCGAGTCATCACAGCCTGCGGGCAACAAATGCAAGACTAAACAGACGATTCTAAACATGGACATAGGCTTTCATATTGTGCCTGCCATTGACAGCTGACTGTATTTCGATGACTTGCTGAAGGCACACTGAAAGGCAGTTGGACCCGGTTGGGCACAGGAGCACGTGGGGACACCAAAGGCCACGTTAAATAATCAAGACAAACATTTGCATCTTCAACGTCTGCATCTTTACTAAAGGCACTTCCACAACTGAGTGCGCCAATGTCATGTAATCAGGAAGAACACCCTTTTCATGATAAATCGACTGACAAGAAAAGACTCGCAAACGAGATATTTAAATGCACATTAGCTTTGAATGCACTGCTGTTCATTATTTGAgctgtaaatatttgtatagtTAAAACTTTACAAGTGCAACTTATGAAGAAATGACAAAAGGCATTTCTTTGTAAATGTACATACTTTAAATGCACTCAAATCGTTATAATATCTATTCTATAATAATTTTATTAATTGTGATGTACAGAGTTTCATGATAATCATATATTTCTTACATTGATGAGAGTAATTTAAGCTGTATAAAAAATGTTGAGGGTGCAAATACCATTATTGATGTCTACCTCATAATTACCTAGGTTCTGAGTTCTGAGGTGCATTCAACTGTGTTAAATTCTTTTTAAATGATATATGAAATTATACATTTATATAggccaatatatatatacatatatatatatatatatatatatatatatatatatatatatatatatatatatatatattaatggaTATTATTCCACACTATTACTGTACTAATAAAGTGAAGAACAAAACATCCAACACTCTTGTACTTCGGATGACTTAACTCCCCTCTTTAATTTCCCAGAAATCTGCTGATCGTCTGTGACAGAGTGAGACTGTGTTGGACAGAGAGAAAACATAGTTTTTAGGTGATTTGTAACTCTGCTTGTTTCTAATGAAGTTACAGATATGAGTCACCCTAATTACAGTACCTAACGTTATTGTACATATCATGC
Coding sequences within it:
- the LOC115175969 gene encoding growth/differentiation factor 6-A-like, producing the protein MDAFQVLSLYLLLIFIWNIPCFQSAAIISPSVPRRNKGAKILHDGQRSTKFPKEIFASSPILNHHREDFNKDAIVPHDYMLSIYRTYSAAERLGLNASFFRSSKSANTITSFVDRGTDDLLHSPLRRQKYLFDVSTLSDKEELVGAELRIFRKVPGDLQTSPTGLYDIQLLSCRSERLLDARSLDPLDSRKPGWEVLDVWEMFKNRYHSAQGSQLCLQLKGTLGKSEMEIDLKQMGFDRTGRTQQEKAILVVYTRSKKRENLFNEMKEKIRSRGSGSRSEEERGLRFKARRRRRTALNNRHGKRHGKKSKSRCSKKALHVNFKELGWDDWIIAPLDYEAYHCEGVCDFPLRSHLEPTNHAIIQTLMNSMDPNSTPPSCCVPTKLSPISILYIDSGNNVVYKQYEDMVVEQCGCR